The region CATGCGGTCCAATGCCGATGCTCAAGGCTGTTGCCAAAGTCGCTACGGAACACAGTGTTTACAGTCAGTGCGCTGTTGAGGAAGCAATGGCCTGTGGCATCGGTGTATGTATGACTTGTGTGCTGCCGGTAATTGGTGACGATGGTCAAACTCGGATGGTCCGTTCGTGTGTTGAGGGCCCAGTTTTCCGTGGTGATCGGGTTCGTTGGGATGACGTTCACACAATTCCCGCAGATACCGTTGGCGCTCCGATTCCAGGAGGCCACTAATGAGCATTGACCTTTCAACGAATCTTGGCGCCTTGCAATTAGCTGCGCCGACATTGACAGCTTCAGGTTGCGCAGCGGCGGGTCGAGAGTTGGCACAATTTGGCGATGTGGCGACTCTGGGTGCAGTGGTCACCAAAAGCATCATGCTAAATGCCAGATCTGGCCGACCAACACCTCGAATGGCCGAAACCCCAAGCGGCATGCTGAATTCAATAGGCTTGCAAGGTCCAGGTATTGAGCAATTTATTGAAAAGGACCTTGCTTGGTTAACCGAACACGGAGTCACCACCGTCGTCTCGATTGCAGGTGGCACGGTTGCTGAATTCGGAGAATTGGCTGGAAGGTTAAATGGCGAGCCAGGAATTGCCGCGCTTGAGGTCAACATCTCTTGTCCCAATGTGGAGAGCAGGGGACAGGTATTTGCCTGCAACCACGATTCAGCTAGCGAAGTAATTCGCACAGTTCGCAGCCAATGGACAAACTCAGCGCCGATTCTGGCCAAACTGACGCCAGATGTG is a window of Actinomycetota bacterium DNA encoding:
- a CDS encoding dihydroorotate dehydrogenase, whose amino-acid sequence is MSIDLSTNLGALQLAAPTLTASGCAAAGRELAQFGDVATLGAVVTKSIMLNARSGRPTPRMAETPSGMLNSIGLQGPGIEQFIEKDLAWLTEHGVTTVVSIAGGTVAEFGELAGRLNGEPGIAALEVNISCPNVESRGQVFACNHDSASEVIRTVRSQWTNSAPILAKLTPDV